The proteins below come from a single Anderseniella sp. Alg231-50 genomic window:
- a CDS encoding acyl carrier protein, with protein MKDDVQTICLAIIRDTLKDSLQAGLTDEELLQTEVQSLRLDSLAKMEMILNIEDTLHIMMDEVEISNAACLQDIVNLVDHRSTEKV; from the coding sequence ATGAAGGATGATGTGCAGACAATATGCCTCGCCATTATTCGAGACACCTTGAAGGACAGCCTCCAGGCCGGATTGACTGACGAAGAGCTTTTGCAGACCGAGGTGCAATCGCTCCGGCTGGACAGCCTCGCCAAGATGGAGATGATCCTGAACATTGAAGACACGCTGCACATCATGATGGACGAGGTTGAAATATCCAACGCGGCCTGCCTGCAGGATATAGTCAACCTGGTAGACCATCGCTCGACTGAAAAAGTCTGA
- a CDS encoding cytochrome P450, with amino-acid sequence MVIRHSLIHRSADREEIFRQLEPVCWSDELDCWLVTGPDQIRTAQKSKDLVVINHQAEVQQVSQRLKLNLDDISDVLGSMPLSTEGTDHSTRRKRITEKIKAAKPATLAHFADLADKTFKQCIAGKRNVELVSSLFYPLASDIVLNISGVNPRGRPDYLSVTQIFDRALGLKRRLLINDELQHMRSQVSQSSSTDDASDALALAILGSDSLLGSFSLSFMERVRSNPDALLCDMDWSRQLTATSVPFIERQAVNDLDLAGTHISAGQRVRLYLDRFSYETIGNRAGFFGLGRHACPGRSVSQGAWQILGNMFAQYRLRVTVNDMEFRRADSMFSFPTRLEVNFHEG; translated from the coding sequence ATGGTGATCCGGCACAGTCTCATTCACAGAAGCGCTGACAGGGAAGAAATTTTCCGGCAACTTGAGCCGGTCTGCTGGTCGGACGAACTCGATTGCTGGCTGGTAACCGGCCCCGATCAGATCAGGACCGCTCAAAAATCCAAAGACCTTGTTGTGATCAACCACCAGGCTGAAGTTCAACAGGTCAGTCAGCGGTTAAAGCTGAACCTGGATGACATCTCCGATGTGCTGGGCAGTATGCCGTTAAGCACCGAAGGAACTGACCACTCTACCAGGCGCAAAAGAATTACGGAGAAAATCAAGGCTGCAAAACCGGCCACGCTTGCTCATTTTGCGGACCTGGCAGACAAGACATTCAAACAATGCATCGCCGGAAAGCGCAATGTAGAACTGGTTTCAAGTCTGTTTTACCCGCTTGCTTCCGATATTGTCCTGAATATCAGCGGCGTCAATCCGCGAGGCAGGCCGGATTACCTTTCCGTCACCCAGATATTCGACAGGGCACTGGGCCTGAAACGCCGCTTGTTGATCAACGATGAATTGCAGCACATGCGTTCACAGGTTTCGCAAAGCTCAAGCACTGACGATGCAAGTGATGCTCTGGCGCTTGCCATTCTGGGATCCGATTCACTGCTGGGTTCATTCTCATTGAGTTTCATGGAGCGCGTCAGGTCCAACCCGGACGCGCTTCTTTGTGACATGGACTGGAGCCGTCAACTGACCGCGACGTCTGTTCCGTTCATTGAACGACAGGCCGTCAACGATCTTGATCTGGCAGGCACACACATCTCGGCCGGGCAGCGCGTCAGGCTCTATCTTGATCGATTTTCATATGAAACGATTGGCAACAGGGCGGGTTTTTTCGGCCTCGGCCGTCACGCCTGTCCTGGTCGCTCTGTCTCGCAGGGCGCCTGGCAAATTCTCGGAAACATGTTCGCGCAGTACCGCCTCAGGGTCACCGTCAACGACATGGAATTTCGACGCGCCGACAGCATGTTTTCGTTTCCAACCAGACTGGAGGTGAACTTTCATGAAGGATGA
- a CDS encoding DUF1127 domain-containing protein — protein MNTSITTASRSKQGPLGSNIFQALRGAAMQIAGRIQRMREARAAYTALRDLDDRMLRDIGLSRSDVVDLQNFGRHR, from the coding sequence ATGAATACCTCAATCACGACCGCGAGCCGGTCGAAACAAGGGCCACTCGGCTCGAACATATTCCAAGCCCTACGCGGTGCGGCCATGCAGATTGCCGGCCGCATCCAGCGCATGCGCGAGGCCCGCGCCGCCTACACGGCCTTGCGGGATCTTGACGATCGCATGCTCAGGGATATCGGCCTGAGCCGATCGGATGTCGTCGACCTGCAGAATTTCGGCAGGCACAGATAG
- a CDS encoding homocysteine S-methyltransferase family protein translates to MNARLPEPDGRMFLTEGGIETHMQYKKGHELRNFCLFELINDEHAMADLRAYHVNLIEVALKHKVGAVLDGLHYRTSRDWGEKLGYSAEALTDIVVRGIRFYQDLAREYETADSPMPVSGVVGPRGDAYDIGRIMEADEAEDYHSEQIATMKQAGADLVTALTFSQVDEAIGVTRAAQDHDMPVVVSFALNKDGHLKSGTALGEAIRSVDRATGDGPRYYMVNCTHPVDFAAAFEAPGPWVKRIYGLRPNASSLDHGTLCQLGHLEEGNPVELGQQMADMARRFSHINVWGGCCGTDHVHIDEIAKAVIPVRAGS, encoded by the coding sequence ATGAACGCTAGATTACCAGAACCTGATGGCCGGATGTTCCTCACCGAAGGTGGTATTGAAACCCATATGCAATACAAGAAAGGCCACGAACTCAGAAACTTCTGCCTGTTTGAACTGATCAACGACGAGCATGCCATGGCCGACCTGCGTGCCTATCATGTCAACCTGATCGAGGTGGCTTTGAAGCACAAGGTGGGCGCAGTGCTTGACGGCCTGCATTATCGCACCAGCCGCGACTGGGGCGAGAAGCTCGGTTATTCCGCCGAGGCTCTCACCGACATTGTTGTCCGGGGCATCAGGTTTTACCAGGACCTGGCGCGGGAGTACGAAACCGCAGACAGCCCTATGCCGGTAAGCGGTGTTGTGGGGCCCCGCGGCGATGCCTATGACATTGGCCGCATCATGGAAGCCGATGAAGCTGAAGACTACCATTCAGAACAGATCGCCACCATGAAGCAGGCTGGAGCCGACTTGGTCACAGCGCTAACATTCAGCCAGGTCGATGAGGCAATCGGGGTTACCCGTGCCGCCCAGGATCATGACATGCCCGTGGTGGTGTCTTTTGCGTTGAACAAGGACGGCCATCTCAAATCCGGAACGGCGCTGGGCGAAGCGATCAGGTCAGTGGACCGCGCCACCGGTGACGGGCCGCGATATTACATGGTCAACTGCACGCACCCGGTTGATTTCGCCGCTGCGTTCGAGGCGCCCGGTCCATGGGTAAAGCGAATTTATGGACTGCGTCCCAACGCATCGTCACTCGATCACGGTACACTGTGCCAGCTTGGCCATCTCGAGGAAGGCAATCCAGTGGAACTCGGACAGCAGATGGCCGACATGGCCCGGAGATTTTCGCACATCAATGTGTGGGGCGGATGCTGCGGTACCGACCATGTTCACATAGACGAGATAGCCAAAGCCGTCATACCGGTGCGGGCCGGCTCATGA
- a CDS encoding ectoine synthase, with translation MIVRSLEDLKAQGRYREKPGAWASSRYLLRDDGVGFTLTQTMVAAGTIQMMEYKNHVEANLIIEGEGIVTDCATGETHALAPGVMYTLDKHDRHELKAVTDLRIVCVFTPALVGEETHDEDGSYPVL, from the coding sequence ATGATTGTCCGTTCGCTGGAAGACCTGAAAGCACAAGGCAGGTATCGTGAAAAGCCCGGCGCATGGGCCAGTTCACGCTACCTGCTGCGTGACGACGGTGTCGGTTTTACCCTGACACAGACCATGGTCGCTGCGGGAACCATCCAGATGATGGAGTACAAGAACCATGTCGAAGCAAACCTGATCATCGAAGGTGAAGGCATTGTTACCGATTGTGCAACCGGTGAGACGCATGCCCTGGCTCCAGGCGTCATGTACACGCTCGACAAGCATGATCGCCATGAACTGAAGGCCGTCACAGACCTGCGCATTGTCTGCGTGTTTACACCGGCGCTGGTGGGTGAGGAGACCCATGATGAAGATGGCTCATATCCGGTGCTGTAG
- a CDS encoding nuclear transport factor 2 family protein codes for MDELIEKAKAYVAASNAHDIARIKPMLAPACSYRSAGVGRHDGADAIMTMMQSFFAANPDVHWQAENYRQRCDHVVFDFVITMDGNSSSGVEEIHFDGAGNVSRIVVQR; via the coding sequence ATGGATGAGTTGATCGAAAAAGCGAAAGCCTATGTCGCGGCTTCCAATGCTCATGACATTGCCCGTATCAAGCCGATGCTTGCGCCTGCATGCAGCTACCGTTCGGCCGGTGTCGGGCGTCATGATGGTGCAGACGCGATCATGACCATGATGCAGTCGTTCTTTGCAGCCAACCCGGATGTCCACTGGCAGGCGGAAAACTATCGGCAGCGTTGCGACCATGTGGTGTTTGATTTTGTGATCACAATGGACGGAAACAGCTCTTCCGGCGTGGAGGAGATCCATTTCGACGGAGCCGGTAACGTCAGCCGGATTGTTGTGCAGAGATAG
- a CDS encoding DctP family TRAP transporter solute-binding subunit, protein MKFFKALAVATSFLAVSATGALANCDPGEEVIKFSHVTNTDKHPKGIAATLLAERVNKEMNGKACMEVFPNSSLYDDNKVLEALLSGDVQLAAPSLSKFEKFTKKFRVFDLPFLFEDINAVDRFQTSADGEKLKNAMKKRGLQGLAFWHNGMKQMSASKPLMSPADAKGLKFRVQASDVLVAQFEQLGANPQKMSFKEVYGGLQTKVIDGQENTWSNIYGKKFFEVQDGVTETNHGIIDYLVVTSGKWWDGLDAGTRDQLAQILKEVTETRNGESTAVNEANKQKIIESGGTVRTLDAAQRKAWVDALKPVWAKFEGDIGKDLIEAAQSYNKGS, encoded by the coding sequence ATGAAATTTTTCAAAGCACTGGCAGTTGCCACCAGTTTTCTGGCCGTGTCAGCGACCGGTGCACTGGCCAATTGTGATCCCGGTGAAGAGGTGATCAAGTTCAGCCACGTGACCAATACCGACAAGCACCCGAAAGGCATTGCCGCAACCCTGCTGGCTGAACGCGTCAACAAGGAAATGAACGGCAAGGCGTGCATGGAAGTGTTCCCGAACTCGTCGCTTTACGATGACAACAAGGTGCTGGAAGCGCTGTTGTCCGGCGATGTGCAACTGGCCGCTCCGTCCTTGTCGAAGTTTGAAAAATTCACCAAGAAATTCCGCGTCTTCGACCTGCCGTTCCTGTTTGAAGACATCAATGCGGTTGACCGGTTCCAGACTTCTGCCGACGGCGAGAAGCTGAAAAACGCCATGAAGAAGCGCGGCCTGCAGGGACTGGCGTTCTGGCACAACGGCATGAAGCAGATGTCGGCGTCCAAACCGCTGATGTCGCCGGCAGACGCCAAGGGACTGAAGTTCCGTGTGCAGGCATCAGACGTGCTGGTGGCGCAGTTTGAACAGCTTGGCGCAAACCCGCAGAAAATGTCGTTCAAGGAAGTCTATGGCGGTTTGCAGACCAAGGTCATCGACGGTCAGGAAAACACCTGGTCGAACATCTATGGCAAGAAGTTCTTCGAGGTGCAGGACGGTGTGACGGAAACCAATCACGGCATCATCGATTACCTGGTTGTGACGTCGGGAAAATGGTGGGACGGACTTGATGCCGGTACCCGTGACCAGCTTGCGCAGATTCTCAAGGAGGTCACCGAGACCCGCAATGGAGAGTCCACCGCAGTCAACGAAGCCAACAAGCAGAAGATCATCGAGTCCGGTGGAACCGTGCGCACACTTGATGCGGCGCAGCGCAAGGCCTGGGTCGATGCACTGAAGCCTGTGTGGGCCAAGTTCGAAGGCGATATCGGCAAAGACCTGATCGAGGCAGCACAGTCCTACAACAAGGGCAGCTAG
- a CDS encoding TRAP transporter small permease subunit — translation MSGQGADSGTSIGDTIEETFMAVTLAIMTLITFANVVARYIFNSNILWALETTVFLFAWLVLMGVSYGIKKRFHIGVDVVVNLLPAGGRRACSLIAAGCCLAFAVLMLKGAWDYWSPFIGPQAFYETDDVPMPFFLQFLADWLNDGERYEKLPRFIPYAVLPIAMTLLLYRMLQATWRIATGKDDMLIVSHEVEDQIPASDKEEG, via the coding sequence ATGTCGGGGCAGGGAGCAGACAGCGGCACGTCAATTGGCGACACAATCGAAGAAACCTTCATGGCAGTCACGCTTGCCATCATGACGCTGATCACCTTCGCCAACGTGGTGGCGCGTTACATCTTCAATTCCAACATCCTGTGGGCACTTGAAACCACCGTGTTCCTGTTTGCCTGGCTGGTGTTGATGGGGGTTTCCTATGGCATCAAGAAGCGCTTTCACATTGGCGTTGACGTGGTGGTGAACCTGTTGCCCGCCGGTGGCCGGAGAGCCTGTTCGCTGATCGCAGCCGGGTGCTGCCTGGCATTCGCCGTGCTGATGCTGAAAGGGGCATGGGACTACTGGTCGCCGTTCATTGGTCCGCAGGCGTTCTATGAAACCGACGATGTGCCGATGCCGTTCTTTCTGCAGTTCCTTGCCGACTGGCTGAATGACGGCGAACGCTATGAGAAACTGCCGCGATTTATCCCTTATGCGGTGCTGCCGATCGCCATGACATTACTCCTGTACCGAATGCTGCAGGCGACCTGGCGCATCGCGACCGGCAAGGATGACATGCTCATCGTCTCCCATGAGGTCGAGGACCAGATCCCGGCCAGTGACAAAGAGGAAGGCTGA
- a CDS encoding TRAP transporter large permease subunit, producing the protein MEVVLLFGLIIGLMLIGVPIAFALGLSSIAFLLLHSGTSLSSIAQTLFSAFDGHYTLLAIPFFILASSFMSTGGVARRIIRFSIALVGHFQGGLAIAGVVACMMFAALSGSSPATVVAIGSIVIAGMRQVGYSREFAAGVICNAGTLGILIPPSIVMVVYAAATDVSVGRMFLAGVFPGLLAGFMLMAGIFVWAKWKGLPSQPWKGWGEVWDAGRDAGWGLMLIIIILGGIYGGIFTPTEAAAVSAVYAFIIANFVYKDMGPLATADGEPNRPFHRHLSSVMTVITHPDTRKTLVDAGKLTIMLMFIIANALILKHVLTEERIPQVITEAMLAAGFGPIMFLVIVNIILLIGGQFMEPSGLLVIVAPLVFPIAVELGIDPIHLGIIMVVNMEIGMITPPVGLNLFVTAGVAQMSVINVVRAALPWVGIMFVFLIMITYIPIISTWLPTTLMGPEIITR; encoded by the coding sequence ATGGAAGTCGTCCTGCTGTTCGGCCTGATCATTGGCCTCATGCTGATCGGCGTGCCGATTGCATTTGCCCTTGGCCTGTCGAGTATCGCGTTCCTGCTGCTGCATTCCGGCACATCATTGTCGTCTATTGCGCAGACGCTGTTTTCCGCCTTTGACGGGCACTATACGCTGCTCGCCATCCCGTTTTTCATTCTCGCGTCCAGTTTCATGTCCACCGGTGGCGTGGCCCGGCGCATCATCCGGTTCTCCATTGCTCTGGTGGGCCACTTCCAGGGCGGCCTGGCCATTGCGGGCGTTGTTGCCTGCATGATGTTTGCGGCCCTGTCGGGGTCATCCCCGGCAACGGTGGTGGCGATCGGGTCGATTGTTATCGCCGGCATGCGCCAGGTCGGGTATTCGCGAGAGTTTGCCGCCGGCGTCATCTGCAATGCCGGTACCCTCGGCATCCTGATCCCGCCGTCCATCGTCATGGTGGTGTATGCAGCCGCCACCGATGTGTCGGTCGGGCGGATGTTCCTGGCCGGCGTGTTTCCAGGACTGCTCGCCGGCTTCATGCTGATGGCCGGGATTTTCGTCTGGGCCAAGTGGAAAGGCCTGCCGTCGCAACCCTGGAAAGGCTGGGGCGAAGTGTGGGACGCCGGCCGTGATGCGGGCTGGGGCCTGATGCTGATCATCATCATTCTCGGCGGCATCTATGGCGGCATCTTCACGCCGACCGAAGCTGCAGCCGTCTCGGCCGTCTATGCCTTCATCATTGCCAATTTCGTCTACAAGGACATGGGACCCCTGGCGACTGCCGACGGTGAACCCAACAGGCCGTTCCATCGCCATCTTTCCAGTGTCATGACGGTGATTACCCATCCGGACACCCGCAAAACGCTGGTCGATGCCGGCAAGCTGACCATCATGCTGATGTTCATCATCGCCAATGCGCTGATCCTGAAACACGTGCTGACCGAAGAACGTATCCCGCAGGTGATTACCGAAGCCATGCTGGCAGCCGGGTTCGGACCGATCATGTTCCTGGTTATCGTCAATATCATCCTGCTGATCGGCGGGCAGTTCATGGAGCCGTCGGGCCTGTTGGTGATTGTAGCACCGCTGGTGTTTCCGATTGCCGTTGAACTGGGCATTGATCCAATTCACTTGGGCATCATCATGGTGGTGAATATGGAAATCGGCATGATAACACCGCCGGTGGGGCTGAACCTGTTTGTCACCGCAGGTGTCGCCCAGATGTCGGTGATCAATGTTGTCCGGGCAGCTTTGCCATGGGTCGGAATCATGTTCGTGTTTCTGATCATGATCACCTATATTCCGATCATCTCGACCTGGCTGCCGACTACATTGATGGGGCCGGAAATCATCACGAGATAG
- a CDS encoding hydantoinase/oxoprolinase family protein, with amino-acid sequence MGSGTAQPVRAGVDIGGTFTDVALEVDGAIISTKVLTDHESPDRAVVLALKQVTERAGIDASKISMVIHGTTLVTNALIERRGAKTAFITTEGFRDVIEMRNENRFEQYDLDIVLPKPLVDRAHRLTLSERMDSTGKVLKPLDPAEADALAAKVSDGGYEAVAVGLMHAYANPAHERAMAAALARACPDVVVSVSSAVSPQMREFERFNTVIANAYVQPMAKAYLGRLVDQLSAIGISCPVFLMHSGGGIISIETAMQFPVRLLESGPAGGAIYAANFALSHGLSKVVSFDMGGTTAKICLIEDGKPKTANRFEVARTYRFKKGSGMPVSTPVVEMVEIGAGGGSIAHVDDMGQIRVGPQSAGSEPGPACYQRGGTKPAVTDANLVLGKIDADNFAGGSIVLSAANAEQALAADIGKPLGMDVAAAAFGTTEMVDENMANAARVHAVENGKDVSQFALIAFGGGAPLHACRQAEKLGVQDIIVPPGAGVGSAIGFLRAPFSYEETRGAFFRLSSFDAGRINQLLGEMQDTAAAFVRHGVGDAQTETRIVAFMRYRGQGWEIPVPIPAQRFEAGDVSLFTSEFEKAYRALFGRTIDDLDIEIANWSVVATTPLPDVMKLDNQKRLRAAVAHRKRRFLDAQTRQFVEGQEVMRGDLAPGDFVDGPALIVEDETCTIVTSSFTAVAQADGALWLSARQDGGKSQ; translated from the coding sequence ATGGGGTCAGGTACAGCACAGCCGGTTCGCGCCGGCGTGGATATTGGCGGCACATTCACCGATGTTGCCCTCGAAGTAGACGGCGCGATCATCTCCACCAAGGTGCTGACCGACCATGAAAGCCCGGACCGGGCGGTGGTGCTTGCACTGAAACAGGTGACTGAACGGGCCGGCATAGATGCATCGAAAATCTCGATGGTGATCCACGGCACGACCCTGGTGACCAATGCGCTGATTGAACGCCGCGGTGCCAAGACGGCATTCATCACCACGGAAGGTTTTCGTGATGTCATCGAGATGCGCAATGAGAACCGCTTCGAGCAGTATGACCTCGATATTGTCTTGCCGAAACCACTGGTGGATCGCGCGCACCGGCTGACCTTGTCGGAGCGCATGGATTCCACCGGTAAGGTACTTAAACCCCTGGATCCGGCTGAAGCGGATGCGCTGGCGGCAAAGGTTTCCGATGGCGGTTACGAGGCAGTGGCGGTCGGCCTGATGCATGCCTATGCAAACCCGGCCCATGAACGTGCCATGGCTGCCGCATTGGCAAGGGCCTGTCCCGACGTGGTGGTGTCGGTGTCCTCGGCCGTCTCGCCGCAGATGCGCGAGTTTGAGAGATTCAATACGGTGATAGCCAATGCCTATGTGCAGCCCATGGCAAAAGCCTATCTGGGCCGCCTGGTGGACCAACTGTCGGCAATCGGCATTTCCTGCCCGGTGTTTCTGATGCACTCGGGCGGGGGTATCATTTCCATTGAGACGGCTATGCAGTTTCCGGTGCGCCTGCTTGAATCCGGACCGGCCGGCGGTGCGATCTACGCTGCCAACTTTGCTCTCAGCCACGGGCTTTCGAAAGTGGTTTCGTTTGATATGGGCGGTACCACGGCCAAGATATGCCTGATCGAGGACGGCAAGCCCAAGACAGCCAACCGGTTTGAAGTGGCGCGGACCTATCGCTTCAAGAAGGGCTCGGGCATGCCGGTGTCGACGCCGGTTGTGGAAATGGTCGAGATCGGCGCAGGCGGCGGGTCCATTGCCCATGTGGATGACATGGGCCAGATCCGTGTCGGGCCCCAAAGCGCAGGCTCAGAACCGGGGCCTGCCTGCTACCAGCGAGGTGGTACGAAACCGGCGGTGACCGATGCCAACCTGGTGCTGGGAAAGATCGATGCGGACAATTTCGCCGGTGGCAGCATCGTCCTGTCAGCCGCGAATGCCGAACAGGCGCTTGCAGCGGATATCGGCAAACCCTTGGGCATGGATGTCGCGGCCGCGGCGTTTGGCACGACGGAGATGGTGGATGAAAACATGGCCAATGCGGCGCGCGTTCATGCCGTTGAAAACGGCAAGGACGTGTCGCAGTTCGCGCTGATCGCGTTTGGGGGCGGCGCGCCGCTTCACGCCTGCCGCCAGGCTGAAAAGCTGGGAGTGCAGGACATTATCGTTCCCCCGGGAGCCGGCGTCGGTTCGGCAATCGGTTTCCTGCGGGCACCGTTTTCCTATGAAGAAACCCGCGGCGCATTCTTTCGGCTGAGCAGTTTTGACGCTGGCCGCATCAATCAACTGCTTGGCGAAATGCAGGACACTGCGGCCGCCTTTGTGCGCCACGGGGTTGGTGATGCGCAGACCGAAACACGCATTGTCGCCTTTATGCGCTATCGCGGGCAGGGTTGGGAGATTCCTGTCCCGATACCGGCCCAGCGGTTTGAGGCAGGTGATGTAAGCCTGTTTACATCTGAATTCGAGAAGGCCTACCGGGCCCTGTTCGGGCGCACCATCGATGACCTTGATATCGAGATTGCCAACTGGTCGGTTGTGGCCACGACACCTTTGCCGGACGTGATGAAACTGGATAACCAGAAGCGGTTGCGCGCGGCTGTAGCGCATCGAAAACGGCGCTTCCTTGACGCGCAGACACGGCAATTTGTGGAAGGGCAGGAGGTCATGCGCGGCGATCTGGCGCCTGGTGATTTCGTCGATGGGCCGGCGCTTATCGTGGAGGACGAGACCTGTACCATCGTGACCAGTTCATTCACGGCGGTTGCGCAGGCTGACGGGGCATTGTGGCTGAGCGCCAGGCAGGACGGGGGAAAAAGCCAATGA
- a CDS encoding hydantoinase B/oxoprolinase family protein, which produces MSDLGNVDNQIMWNRLIAVVEEQATTLIRTAFSTSVREAGDLSAGVYDRRGRMMAQAVTGTPGHVNAMAESVSHFMEEISLQNMFEGDVYITNDPWKGTGHLHDFTVVTPSFRAGVLVGFFASTAHVVDVGGRGFGPDANEVYEEGILLPIMKFAERDEVSQPLIKIVRNNVREADQVVGDIYSLAACNEAGDNRLQDMMDEFQLDDLEGLSDFIMDTSRNATHARIAALQDGTYDNEMTADGYDAPVVMKVALTISGDDLVADFAGTSGVSKFGVNVPAVYTRAYACYGLKCAIAPEVPNNAGSLEPFRIIAPEGSILNAPRPSAVSVRHVTGQMLPDVVLGALHKCMGGVVPAEGSSSLWNVQIAARPVDPMSGLPRSEVLMFNSGGTGGRPTLDGLNATAFPSGVSTMSVEATEQVGPITVWRKELRSGSGGAGMHRGGLGQVIEIAPNKGYEFFFNAMFDRINHAPRGREGGAAGAAGSVALDDGTKLAGKGRQHVPHDRRLVLKLPGGGGYGDPADRTQELIEADLTGEYVINR; this is translated from the coding sequence ATGAGTGACCTGGGCAATGTCGACAACCAGATCATGTGGAACCGGCTTATTGCGGTCGTCGAAGAACAGGCGACAACGCTGATCCGGACAGCATTTTCCACCTCGGTGCGCGAAGCCGGAGATTTGTCTGCGGGGGTCTATGACAGGCGCGGGCGCATGATGGCGCAGGCGGTTACCGGCACGCCGGGACATGTGAATGCCATGGCTGAGTCGGTGTCGCATTTCATGGAAGAAATCAGCCTGCAAAACATGTTTGAAGGTGATGTGTACATCACCAACGATCCGTGGAAGGGGACAGGTCACCTGCACGATTTCACGGTTGTGACGCCGTCTTTCCGGGCAGGCGTGCTGGTCGGTTTTTTCGCGTCCACCGCGCATGTGGTCGATGTCGGCGGGCGCGGCTTTGGTCCTGATGCCAATGAAGTCTATGAAGAAGGCATTCTGCTGCCGATCATGAAGTTTGCCGAACGCGATGAGGTGAGCCAACCCCTGATCAAGATCGTGCGCAACAATGTGCGCGAAGCCGACCAGGTGGTCGGCGATATCTATTCGCTTGCCGCCTGCAACGAAGCTGGTGACAACCGGTTGCAGGACATGATGGACGAGTTCCAGCTTGATGATCTGGAAGGGCTTTCGGATTTCATCATGGATACCAGCCGCAATGCGACACATGCCAGGATTGCGGCCCTGCAGGACGGTACCTACGACAACGAAATGACGGCTGACGGCTATGATGCGCCGGTGGTGATGAAGGTGGCGCTGACGATCAGCGGGGACGACCTGGTGGCAGACTTCGCCGGCACCTCGGGCGTCAGCAAATTCGGTGTCAATGTGCCTGCGGTCTATACCCGTGCCTATGCCTGCTACGGCCTGAAATGCGCCATTGCGCCGGAAGTGCCGAACAATGCAGGCTCGCTGGAACCGTTCCGTATCATCGCGCCTGAGGGCAGCATTCTGAACGCGCCGCGCCCGTCGGCTGTGTCGGTACGCCATGTCACGGGGCAGATGTTGCCGGACGTGGTGCTTGGCGCGTTGCACAAATGCATGGGCGGGGTGGTGCCGGCTGAAGGGTCGAGCAGTTTGTGGAATGTCCAGATAGCTGCCCGGCCGGTCGATCCGATGTCGGGCCTGCCACGGTCGGAAGTGTTGATGTTCAACTCCGGCGGCACCGGTGGGCGGCCGACACTGGATGGGCTGAATGCAACGGCGTTTCCGTCGGGTGTGAGCACCATGTCTGTCGAGGCAACCGAGCAGGTCGGGCCGATAACCGTATGGCGCAAGGAACTGCGGTCTGGATCGGGTGGCGCAGGCATGCATCGCGGCGGCCTGGGACAGGTGATCGAAATTGCCCCGAACAAAGGCTATGAGTTTTTCTTCAACGCCATGTTCGACCGCATCAATCATGCACCGCGCGGGCGCGAGGGTGGCGCAGCAGGGGCTGCTGGCAGTGTGGCGCTGGATGACGGGACCAAGCTCGCAGGAAAAGGCAGGCAACATGTGCCGCACGACAGGCGCCTGGTGTTGAAACTGCCCGGTGGCGGAGGTTATGGCGACCCCGCTGACAGGACACAGGAACTGATAGAGGCGGACCTGACGGGGGAGTATGTCATCAACCGTTAG